The proteins below are encoded in one region of Rhinolophus sinicus isolate RSC01 linkage group LG07, ASM3656204v1, whole genome shotgun sequence:
- the PTGER1 gene encoding prostaglandin E2 receptor EP1 subtype, which translates to MSPCGPLNLSLVDEVTTCAAPGAPNVSAGPPSGLSGGSPALPIFSMTLGALSNVLALALLAQASGRLRRRRSAATFLLFVASLLATDLAGHVIPGALVLRLYAAGRSPSGGACHFLGGCMVFFGLCPLLLGCGMAVERCVGVTRPLLHAARVSVARARLALAALAAVALAVALLPLARVGHYELQYPGTWCFIGLGPAGGWRQALLAGLFAGLGLAALLAALVCNTLSGLALLRARWRRRSQRRPPTSGPDSRRRWGKRGLRSASATSVSSVASASAAFRGALGCGSTRRARAHDVEMVGQLVGIMVVSCICWSPLLVLVVLAVGGWSSSSLQRPLFLAVRLASWNQILDPWVYILLRQAVLRQLLHLLPPRACAKGSPTRLGLTRSAWEASSLRSSRHSGLSHF; encoded by the exons ATGAGCCCTTGTGGGCCCCTCAACCTGAGCCTGGTGGACGAGGTGACCACGTGTGCGGCGCCTGGGGCGCCCAACGTGTCGGCTGGGCCGCCGTCGGGCCTCTCAGGCGGGTCACCAGCGCTGCCCATCTTCTCCATGACGCTGGGCGCCTTGTCCAACGTGCTGGCACTGGCGCTGCTGGCTCAGGCTTCGGGCCGCCTACGGCGCCGCCGCTCGGCAGCCACCTTTCTGCTCTTCGTTGCCAGCCTGCTGGCCACCGACCTGGCCGGCCACGTGATCCCGGGGGCGCTGGTGCTGCGCCTGTATGCAGCGGGGCGTTCGCCGTCCGGAGGCGCCTGCCACTTCCTGGGCGGCTGCATGGTCTTCTTCGGCCTGTGCCCGCTGCTGCTGGGCTGCGGCATGGCGGTGGAGCGCTGCGTAGGGGTCACGCGGCCCCTGCTGCACGCTGCCCGTGTCTCGGTAGCCCGCGCGCGCCTTGCTCTGGCCGCACTAGCCGCCGTGGCCTTGGCTGTGGCGCTGCTGCCACTGGCGCGcgtgggccactatgagctgcagTACCCTGGCACGTGGTGCTTCATTGGCCTGGGCCCGGCGGGCGGCTGGCGCCAGGCCCTGCTCGCCGGCCTCTTCGCGGGCCTCGGCCTAGCCGCGCTTCTCGCAGCGCTGGTGTGCAACACTCTCAGCGGCCTGGCCCTGCTGCGCGCCCGGTGGCGCCGCCGCTCTCAACGGCGCCCTCCGACCTCCGGTCCCGACAGCCGCCGGCGCTGGGGGAAGCGCGGACTCCGCTCAGCCTCCGCCACGTCCGTCTCGTCAGTCGCTTCGGCTTCTGCCGCCTTCAGAGGTGCTCTAGGCTGTGGCTCAACGCGCAGAGCCCGCGCCCATGATGTGGAGATGGTGGGCCAGCTAGTGGGCATCATGGTGGTGTCGTGCATATGCTGGAGCCCGCTGCTG GTGTTGGTGGTGTTGGCCGTCGGGGGCTGGAGCTCCAGCTCCCTGCAGCGGCCGCTGTTTTTGGCCGTGCGCCTAGCCTCCTGGAACCAGATCCTGGACCCCTGGGTGTACATCCTGCTACGCCAGGCCGTGCTGCGCCAACTGCTTCACCTCCTGCCCCCGAGGGCCTGTGCCAAGGGCAGCCCCACTAGGCTGGGCCTAACCAGGAGCGCCTGGGAGGCCAGCTCGCTGCGCAGCTCTCGGCACAGTGGCCTCAGCCACTTCTAG
- the GIPC1 gene encoding PDZ domain-containing protein GIPC1 isoform X1 — protein MPLGLGRRKKAPPLVENEEAEPGRGGLGVGEPGPLGGGGAGGPQVGLPPPPPALRPRLVFHTQLAHGSPTGRIEGFTNVKELYSKIAEAFRLPVAEVMFCTLNTHKVDMDKLLGGQIGLEDFIFAHVKGQRKEVEVFKSEEALGLTITDNGAGYAFIKRIKEGSVIDHIQLISVGDMIEAINGQSLLGCRHYEVARLLKELPRGRTFTLKLTEPRKAFDMISVRSGGGRPGSGPQLGTGRGTLRLRSRGPATVEDLPSAFEEKAIEKVDDLLESYMGIRDTELAATMVELGKDKRNPDELAEALDERLGDFAFPDEFVFDVWGAIGDAKVGRY, from the exons ATGCCGCTGGGACTGGGGCGGCGGAAAAAAGCGCCGCCTCTGGTggaaaatgaggaagctgagccAGGCCGCGGTGGGCTGGGCGTGGGGGAGCCAGGGCCCCTGGGTGGAGGTGGAGCAGGAGGGCCCCAAGTGGGcttgccccctcctcccccagccctgcggCCCCGTCTCGTGTTCCACACCCAGCTGGCCCATGGCAGTCCCACTGGTCGCATCGAGGGCTTTACCAACGTCAAGGAGCTATACAGCAAGATTGCTGAGGCATTCCGGCTGCCAGTTGCTGAG GTGATGTTCTGCACCCTCAACACCCATAAAGTGGACATGGACAAGCTCCTGGGGGGCCAGATTGGGCTGGAGGACTTCATCTTCGCCCACGTCAAAGGGCAGCGCAAGGAGGTGGAGGTGTTCAAGTCCGAGGAGGCTCTGGGGCTCACCATCACGGACAACGGGGCAGGCTACGCCTTCATCAAG CGTATCAAGGAGGGCAGCGTCATCGACCATATCCAGCTTATCAGCGTGGGTGACATGATCGAGGCCATCAACGGGCAGAGCCTGCTGGGTTGCCGGCATTACGAGGTGGCCCGGCTGCTCAAGGAGCTGCCCCGAGGCCGTACCTTCACGCTGAAGCTAACAGAGCCCCGCAAGGCTTTTG ACATGATCAGTGTGCGTTCAGGGGGTGGCCGCCCGGGCTCTGGCCCCCAGCTGGGCACTGGCCGAGGGACCCTCCGGCTCCGATCCCGGGGCCCTGCCACAGTGGAGGATCTG CCCTCGGCCTTTGAGGAGAAGGCGATTGAGAAAGTAGATGACCTGCTGGAAAGTTACATGGGCATCAGGGACACGGAGTTGG CGGCCACCATGGTGGAACTTGGGAAGGACAAGAGGAACCCGGATGAGCTGGCCGAGGCCCTGGACGAGCGGCTTGGTGACTTTGCCTTCCCCGATGAGTTCGTTTTTGACGTTTGGGGTGCCATTGGGGATGCCAAGGTCGGCCGTTACTAG
- the GIPC1 gene encoding PDZ domain-containing protein GIPC1 isoform X2 has translation MFCTLNTHKVDMDKLLGGQIGLEDFIFAHVKGQRKEVEVFKSEEALGLTITDNGAGYAFIKRIKEGSVIDHIQLISVGDMIEAINGQSLLGCRHYEVARLLKELPRGRTFTLKLTEPRKAFDMISVRSGGGRPGSGPQLGTGRGTLRLRSRGPATVEDLPSAFEEKAIEKVDDLLESYMGIRDTELAATMVELGKDKRNPDELAEALDERLGDFAFPDEFVFDVWGAIGDAKVGRY, from the exons ATGTTCTGCACCCTCAACACCCATAAAGTGGACATGGACAAGCTCCTGGGGGGCCAGATTGGGCTGGAGGACTTCATCTTCGCCCACGTCAAAGGGCAGCGCAAGGAGGTGGAGGTGTTCAAGTCCGAGGAGGCTCTGGGGCTCACCATCACGGACAACGGGGCAGGCTACGCCTTCATCAAG CGTATCAAGGAGGGCAGCGTCATCGACCATATCCAGCTTATCAGCGTGGGTGACATGATCGAGGCCATCAACGGGCAGAGCCTGCTGGGTTGCCGGCATTACGAGGTGGCCCGGCTGCTCAAGGAGCTGCCCCGAGGCCGTACCTTCACGCTGAAGCTAACAGAGCCCCGCAAGGCTTTTG ACATGATCAGTGTGCGTTCAGGGGGTGGCCGCCCGGGCTCTGGCCCCCAGCTGGGCACTGGCCGAGGGACCCTCCGGCTCCGATCCCGGGGCCCTGCCACAGTGGAGGATCTG CCCTCGGCCTTTGAGGAGAAGGCGATTGAGAAAGTAGATGACCTGCTGGAAAGTTACATGGGCATCAGGGACACGGAGTTGG CGGCCACCATGGTGGAACTTGGGAAGGACAAGAGGAACCCGGATGAGCTGGCCGAGGCCCTGGACGAGCGGCTTGGTGACTTTGCCTTCCCCGATGAGTTCGTTTTTGACGTTTGGGGTGCCATTGGGGATGCCAAGGTCGGCCGTTACTAG